Genomic DNA from Clostridium sp. BJN0013:
GATACGCTGTTTCAGGGTGGGCAGGATCGTTTCACCGAACAGCGCGTAGAGGCCGGCGAGAATCAGGGCGCCGATAACCACAGCCATTAATATCTTAATGGCCGTATCGACAAAGCCTTCCCCGTGCTGGGAACGGAGCAGATTATGTGAGGTCACGGACAGCACGGCCAATT
This window encodes:
- a CDS encoding DUF6133 family protein, translated to MVCRVKNELAVLSVTSHNLLRSQHGEGFVDTAIKILMAVVIGALILAGLYALFGETILPTLKQRIMDMFNYGN